Below is a genomic region from Cellulomonas sp. P24.
CGCCTGGTCGGCGGGCATCGATCGCCACACGTTGGGGCCCAGGTGGTCCCCGCCGAGGACGACACGTTCCCGCGGCAGACCGGCGTCCGCGGCGATGCCGTGGACCAGGTCCCGGAAGTCCGCGGGACGCATCCCGGTGTACCCGCCGAACTGGTCGACCTGGTTGCTCGTCGCCTCGATGAGGACCGCGGCGTCGTCGGCGACGGCGTGGTCGCACGCGGCCCGGATCACGAGCGGGTTGGCGGAGCAGACCGAGGTGATTCCGACGCCCTGGCCCGCGCGGTGCCGGGCCAGGACGTCCTCGAGAGCGTCCCTCATGCTGCTTCTCCTTCCATGGCTGCCCCGGCGGGCTGTCGGTCGCCGGTGCGGTCGATCGAGCGGGTTCTGAGGCCTCGAAGGCCGAGGGCCGTCACTTGGTGCTCCCCGCCAGGAGCCCGTTCACGATGTACCGGTTGAAGCTCAGGGCGATCACGGCCGGCACCGCGATGGCCAGGAGCCCGGCTGCGCTCATGAGCGTCGAGGGAACGGTGTGCTTGCCCTGGAGCGCCGCGATGATGACCGTGAGCGGCTGGGTCGACAGGTCGGTCGAGAGCACCAGGGGGAAGAGGAACTGGGCCCACCCGAACAGGAACGTGATGAGGGCGACCGAGATGATCCCGGGGACGGCCAGCGGCAGCACCAGGTGCCAGAACACCTGCATGCGGCTGGCGCCGTCGATGCGACCGGCTTCTTCGATGCTCGTCGGGATGCTGGCGAAGTAGTTGTGGAGCACCCAGACGGCCAGGGGCAGGAAGCCCGAGACGTACACCAGGACGATGCCCGTGTAGGTGTTGACCAGGCTGAACGCGCTCATGATCCGGTACAGCGGGATGAGCGTCGTGTACGGCGGGAACGCCAGCGTGGCGAGGACGGCGTAGAAGAGGACGTTGCGCCCACGGAAGGTGAACCTCGCGAAGGCGTAGGCCGCGAGAGCAGCGAG
It encodes:
- a CDS encoding carbohydrate ABC transporter permease; this encodes MSARRHPLRPVALGLVILWSIVPIYWATKSALQTESAARSRPVEYVPLHPTLDNFRTLLSGDGGVAVGIRHSMINIVIECAAATGVTVTLAALAAYAFARFTFRGRNVLFYAVLATLAFPPYTTLIPLYRIMSAFSLVNTYTGIVLVYVSGFLPLAVWVLHNYFASIPTSIEEAGRIDGASRMQVFWHLVLPLAVPGIISVALITFLFGWAQFLFPLVLSTDLSTQPLTVIIAALQGKHTVPSTLMSAAGLLAIAVPAVIALSFNRYIVNGLLAGSTK